Proteins encoded by one window of Vibrio rumoiensis:
- the glsB gene encoding glutaminase B, producing the protein MPQATTELLNDILEQVRPLIGKGKVADYIPALACVPNDKLAIAVYTNDGKIVKAGDADEAFSIQSISKVLSLTLAMGLYESEEIWKRVGKEPSGQAFNSMIQLEVEQGIPRNPFINAGAIVVADMLQSRLSAPRQRLLEFARQLSGDTHIVYDKVVAASEMLHSDRNAAIAYLMRSFGNFENEVIPVLNNYFHACALKMSCVDLAKTFSYLANKGQSVQTKKQIVAPNQTKRLNALLATCGLYDGAGEFAFRVGMPGKSGVGGGIVAVIPGEMSIAVWSPELDKSGNSLAGTAALEILSTELGRSIF; encoded by the coding sequence ATGCCACAAGCAACCACAGAATTATTGAATGATATCTTAGAGCAAGTTCGCCCGTTAATTGGTAAGGGTAAAGTGGCTGATTACATTCCGGCTTTGGCTTGTGTGCCGAATGATAAATTGGCGATCGCGGTTTATACCAATGATGGGAAAATCGTCAAAGCAGGAGATGCCGATGAAGCGTTTTCGATTCAATCGATTTCTAAAGTGCTTAGCCTTACCCTTGCGATGGGGCTGTATGAATCTGAAGAAATTTGGAAACGTGTTGGTAAAGAACCATCAGGCCAAGCGTTTAATTCGATGATTCAGCTAGAAGTTGAGCAAGGCATTCCTCGTAACCCCTTTATTAATGCAGGGGCGATTGTGGTGGCAGATATGCTGCAATCTCGCTTGTCGGCCCCTCGTCAACGTTTATTAGAATTTGCTCGTCAACTCTCGGGTGATACTCATATTGTGTATGACAAAGTAGTGGCCGCATCGGAAATGCTACACAGTGACCGAAATGCCGCGATTGCTTATTTGATGCGCTCATTTGGTAACTTTGAAAATGAGGTGATTCCTGTTTTAAATAATTACTTCCATGCTTGCGCACTAAAAATGAGCTGTGTCGATTTGGCGAAAACATTCAGCTATTTGGCTAATAAAGGTCAATCGGTGCAGACTAAAAAGCAAATTGTCGCCCCCAATCAAACTAAGCGCTTAAATGCTTTATTGGCGACGTGTGGTCTATATGATGGTGCTGGTGAGTTCGCGTTTCGGGTTGGTATGCCGGGCAAATCAGGTGTAGGTGGTGGAATAGTGGCGGTTATTCCTGGTGAAATGAGTATTGCGGTATGGTCGCCGGAGTTAGATAAATCAGGAAACTCACTCGCCGGTACTGCTGCGCTAGAAATCTTATCGACCGAATTAGGGCGGTCGATATTTTAA
- the proC gene encoding pyrroline-5-carboxylate reductase: protein MEQRKISFIGSGNMARSIFAGMLSSGYKAGNITATGRDEDKLKHLADCYGIHTTTDNVAAVEQAEVVILSVKPQMMAEVCADFQSIDLSNKLIISIAAGISAKRLNEMLGQTVQLVRVMPNTPSLVGKGMSGLFATDNVSEDDKDFSGDLMSAVGEICWVDEESGINNIIAAAGSAPAYFFLFMEAMQQEAMAQGFNKDTARLLIQQAALGAAEMVVANPELDLSTLREQVTSKGGTTAEALKTFNEHHLSDIVAKAMQAAVSRAEEMEKLI, encoded by the coding sequence ATGGAACAACGTAAAATCAGTTTTATCGGCTCTGGCAATATGGCGCGTTCCATTTTTGCAGGCATGCTATCCAGTGGCTACAAAGCAGGTAATATCACTGCAACTGGTCGCGATGAAGACAAGCTAAAACATCTTGCTGATTGTTACGGAATCCACACGACAACCGATAATGTCGCAGCCGTTGAGCAAGCAGAAGTGGTCATTTTATCGGTTAAGCCACAAATGATGGCAGAGGTATGCGCTGATTTTCAATCCATTGATCTGAGCAACAAATTAATCATCTCGATTGCCGCTGGTATTTCAGCTAAACGCCTGAACGAAATGCTAGGCCAAACGGTACAACTGGTACGCGTGATGCCCAATACCCCATCATTGGTGGGTAAAGGCATGAGCGGTTTATTTGCGACCGATAACGTCTCGGAAGATGACAAAGATTTTTCAGGCGATTTAATGTCTGCCGTGGGCGAAATTTGTTGGGTAGATGAAGAATCTGGCATTAATAATATTATTGCTGCCGCTGGCAGTGCACCAGCTTACTTCTTCTTATTTATGGAAGCGATGCAACAAGAAGCTATGGCACAAGGTTTCAATAAAGATACCGCGCGACTACTGATTCAACAAGCGGCTCTAGGCGCAGCTGAAATGGTCGTGGCGAATCCTGAACTCGATTTATCAACACTCCGTGAACAAGTTACATCAAAAGGTGGGACGACCGCAGAAGCACTCAAAACGTTTAACGAACATCACCTTTCTGACATCGTCGCCAAAGCGATGCAAGCGGCGGTTAGCCGCGCTGAAGAAATGGAAAAACTCATTTAA
- the mutY gene encoding A/G-specific adenine glycosylase codes for MSTFSDSILNWYENFGRKSLPWQQNKTAYKVWLSEIMLQQTQVTTVIPYFERFLERFPTVSDLAKAHQDEVLHLWTGLGYYARARNLHKAAQIVEQEYNGEFPTNIEQMNALPGIGRSTAAAILSSVYKQPHAILDGNVKRTLARCFAVEGWPGQKVVENQLWEIAEQHTPEHDVDKYNQAMMDMGAIVCTRSKPKCDLCPIEAFCQAKAQQRQLDFPGKKPKKDKPVKETWFVMLYHNNQVWLEQRPQSGIWGGLFCFPQHQDQHIEALLDNKAVHDTLIEKKSTLTAFRHTFSHYHLDITPILVKLNKQPSLVMEGQQGLWYNLSQPKEVGLAAPVKQLLHSLPYELND; via the coding sequence GTGAGTACCTTTTCTGATTCCATTTTAAATTGGTATGAAAACTTTGGCCGAAAAAGCCTACCTTGGCAACAAAACAAAACCGCTTATAAAGTGTGGTTGTCGGAAATCATGTTACAACAAACTCAAGTCACCACGGTTATTCCTTATTTTGAACGCTTTCTAGAGCGCTTTCCAACCGTCAGTGATCTCGCCAAAGCACATCAAGATGAAGTGCTGCATTTATGGACCGGTCTTGGTTATTATGCTCGTGCACGCAACCTACATAAAGCCGCCCAAATCGTAGAACAAGAGTATAACGGTGAATTCCCAACCAATATTGAACAAATGAATGCCCTTCCTGGCATTGGCCGTTCAACGGCAGCGGCTATTTTATCTTCTGTCTATAAACAGCCTCACGCCATATTAGACGGTAATGTAAAGCGAACTTTAGCGCGTTGCTTTGCGGTTGAAGGTTGGCCAGGACAAAAAGTCGTTGAAAACCAATTATGGGAAATTGCTGAGCAACATACCCCAGAGCATGATGTCGATAAGTACAATCAAGCCATGATGGATATGGGGGCAATAGTATGCACTCGCAGTAAACCGAAATGCGATTTGTGCCCTATTGAAGCGTTTTGCCAAGCTAAGGCTCAACAACGACAACTCGACTTTCCTGGCAAGAAACCTAAAAAAGACAAGCCCGTCAAAGAAACCTGGTTTGTCATGCTGTATCACAATAACCAAGTATGGCTGGAGCAACGCCCTCAAAGTGGTATTTGGGGCGGCTTATTTTGCTTTCCTCAACATCAAGACCAGCACATTGAAGCCCTACTTGATAATAAAGCGGTTCACGATACGCTGATCGAGAAAAAAAGCACCTTAACGGCGTTTCGTCATACTTTTAGTCATTATCACTTAGATATCACGCCTATCTTAGTCAAATTAAACAAACAACCGAGTTTGGTGATGGAAGGCCAGCAAGGTCTTTGGTATAACTTATCTCAACCGAAAGAAGTCGGGCTAGCCGCACCAGTAAAACAACTGCTGCATAGCTTACCCTACGAACTTAACGATTAA
- a CDS encoding XTP/dITP diphosphatase — translation MKKLVLATGNQGKVKEMADLLSEFGFDVEAQSQYNVSEVAETGTTFIENAIIKARHAAKETGLPAIADDSGLEVDALNGAPGIYSARYSGEGATDQSNLEKLLANMNDVPEEQRSARFHCVLVLMKHENDPTPLVCHGQWEGKILTAPQGENGFGYDPVFWVPEDSCSSAELEPVRKKQLSHRGKALKKLFAALSNSPQYLS, via the coding sequence ATGAAAAAGCTCGTTCTTGCCACTGGCAACCAAGGTAAAGTCAAAGAAATGGCGGATCTGTTGTCAGAATTTGGCTTTGATGTTGAAGCGCAAAGCCAATATAACGTTTCTGAAGTGGCGGAGACTGGCACCACCTTTATTGAAAATGCGATTATTAAAGCTCGTCATGCAGCAAAAGAAACGGGTCTGCCTGCGATTGCTGATGACTCAGGGCTAGAAGTTGATGCGTTAAACGGAGCGCCCGGCATTTACTCTGCACGCTACTCAGGTGAAGGAGCAACAGACCAAAGTAACCTAGAAAAATTACTCGCAAACATGAACGACGTACCAGAAGAACAACGTAGCGCTCGCTTTCACTGCGTACTGGTACTGATGAAACATGAAAATGACCCAACACCATTGGTATGTCATGGTCAATGGGAAGGAAAAATCCTTACGGCACCGCAAGGTGAAAATGGTTTTGGTTATGATCCGGTATTTTGGGTGCCAGAAGATAGTTGTTCTTCCGCGGAACTAGAGCCGGTGCGTAAGAAGCAATTATCACATCGAGGTAAAGCCTTGAAGAAATTGTTTGCAGCGCTATCTAATTCTCCACAATATTTAAGTTAA
- the yggU gene encoding DUF167 family protein YggU, giving the protein MAYPVQLAEEDLLLRVYIQPKASRDNIVGLHGDEIKIAITAPPVDGKANAHLTKYLAKLCKVSKGSVCIEKGELGRHKTIRITEPTVIPEAIQSLL; this is encoded by the coding sequence ATGGCATATCCGGTACAACTCGCAGAAGAAGATTTACTTCTGCGAGTCTACATTCAACCCAAAGCAAGCCGGGATAACATTGTCGGCTTGCATGGCGATGAAATAAAAATTGCTATTACTGCCCCGCCTGTCGATGGCAAAGCCAATGCTCACCTAACCAAATACCTCGCAAAACTTTGTAAGGTATCAAAAGGTTCGGTTTGTATTGAAAAAGGTGAACTCGGCAGACACAAAACCATAAGAATCACCGAACCGACGGTAATTCCAGAGGCCATCCAAAGCTTACTTTAA
- a CDS encoding DUF4426 domain-containing protein, translating to MKKWITIAMFALFTLPSHAAQFKTIKNSEIHYSAFNSAMLTPEVATQYKLKRNGYSAILNISVLDTSKLGKPAVNAKVTGSSKNLIGQTRQLNFRQVKEGDAIYYLAEFPISNEENLTFNIDIDAGNTGSGPITFNQKFYVEE from the coding sequence ATGAAGAAATGGATCACTATTGCGATGTTCGCTTTATTTACTCTGCCAAGCCATGCTGCGCAATTCAAAACGATTAAGAATAGTGAAATCCATTATTCTGCTTTTAATTCTGCCATGCTGACGCCAGAAGTCGCCACTCAATATAAATTAAAGCGTAATGGGTATTCGGCCATTTTAAACATCAGCGTATTAGACACCAGTAAACTCGGCAAACCGGCAGTCAATGCAAAAGTCACTGGAAGCAGTAAGAATCTGATTGGTCAAACAAGACAATTAAACTTCAGGCAAGTGAAAGAAGGCGATGCGATTTATTACTTAGCAGAGTTTCCGATCTCTAATGAAGAAAATTTAACGTTTAATATTGATATCGACGCTGGTAACACTGGCAGCGGCCCTATCACCTTCAATCAAAAGTTTTACGTTGAAGAGTAA
- the trmB gene encoding tRNA (guanosine(46)-N7)-methyltransferase TrmB produces the protein MTEVTTNEVNEEGKIVRRIRSFVRREGRLTKGQEKAIEECWATMGIDFVQQRLDWKEVFGNDNPVVLEIGFGMGASLVEMAKNAPEKNFIGIEVHSPGVGACLASAQEAGVTNLRVMCHDAVEVFEHMIPDNSLITLQLFFPDPWHKKRHHKRRIVQLGFAEMVRQKLIISEGIFHMATDWENYAEHMIEVMNEAPGFENIATDGDFIPRPDERPLTKFEARGHRLGHGVWDIKFRRNR, from the coding sequence ATGACAGAAGTAACAACTAACGAAGTAAATGAAGAAGGCAAAATTGTACGCAGAATTCGCAGTTTTGTTCGCCGTGAAGGGCGCTTAACTAAAGGCCAAGAAAAAGCGATTGAAGAATGCTGGGCAACCATGGGCATTGATTTTGTTCAACAGCGCCTAGATTGGAAGGAAGTCTTTGGTAATGACAATCCAGTCGTGCTGGAAATTGGCTTTGGTATGGGCGCGTCATTAGTTGAAATGGCTAAGAATGCTCCTGAAAAGAACTTCATTGGTATTGAAGTACATAGTCCAGGTGTTGGTGCGTGTTTAGCGTCTGCGCAAGAAGCTGGCGTGACGAACTTACGTGTTATGTGTCACGATGCCGTCGAAGTGTTCGAACACATGATCCCTGATAATAGCCTGATCACCTTGCAGCTATTTTTCCCAGACCCTTGGCACAAAAAACGTCACCACAAGCGCCGTATTGTACAGCTTGGTTTCGCAGAAATGGTTCGCCAAAAACTCATCATAAGTGAAGGCATCTTCCACATGGCGACCGATTGGGAAAACTATGCAGAGCACATGATTGAAGTGATGAATGAAGCACCGGGCTTTGAAAATATTGCCACCGATGGTGATTTTATCCCTCGTCCTGATGAGCGCCCATTAACCAAATTTGAAGCGCGTGGTCATCGTCTAGGTCACGGCGTATGGGATATTAAATTCCGCCGTAATCGCTAA
- a CDS encoding YggT family protein has product MNSMTFLVSTVFDLYIMVVILRVWLQMARADFYNPFSQFVVKATQPIVSPLRRLIPSVGNLDLATILFAYVLSVAKFICLILISNGSLVFSVSFLLFGALSLVKAIGGLLFWILLIRAILSWVSQGNSPVEYVMIQLTEPLLSPIRRLLPPMGGFDLSLLVLFLILQFANYLMGDVVGPIWYQL; this is encoded by the coding sequence ATGAACTCAATGACTTTTTTAGTTTCGACCGTATTCGACCTCTACATTATGGTCGTGATTTTACGCGTATGGTTACAAATGGCGCGTGCTGATTTTTACAATCCGTTTTCACAGTTTGTTGTGAAAGCGACACAGCCTATCGTCTCACCGCTGCGCCGATTAATTCCATCGGTGGGTAACCTTGATCTCGCCACAATTCTTTTTGCTTATGTGTTAAGCGTCGCGAAATTCATCTGCTTAATTTTAATCTCCAATGGCAGTTTAGTATTTAGTGTGAGCTTCTTGTTGTTTGGCGCACTTTCATTGGTTAAAGCCATTGGTGGATTGCTCTTCTGGATCTTACTGATCCGCGCCATTTTAAGCTGGGTCAGCCAGGGTAATAGCCCAGTAGAATATGTGATGATTCAGCTGACTGAACCATTACTATCGCCAATCCGTCGTCTGTTGCCGCCAATGGGTGGTTTTGATCTCAGCCTACTGGTTCTGTTCTTAATCCTACAATTCGCCAACTATTTAATGGGCGATGTAGTCGGTCCGATTTGGTACCAGCTTTAA
- the fdhF gene encoding formate dehydrogenase subunit alpha, whose amino-acid sequence MVKIIINGHTFSVDGEQNLLNAAKQHKIDIPSLCGINTQGKKVACDLCIVEVSDGTTQRACEMQVYDGLQVTTESEALSAHRKQALQAILSDHYADCEAPCKVACPAGVDIQSYLYHISQNDHQKAIEVIKRTLPMPLSIGRVCPAFCETECRRNIIDEPLAIRQLKRHAADADLAAQQAYVPPRKSAKQKHIAVVGSGPGGLTCGYYLTNEGYEVTVFESMPKAGGWLRYGIPEYRLPKDILDKEIELMCRNGMQIELNKKLGDDFTLSSLSQEFDAVCLAIGASKAVEMHYPGSDLDGCYLGVDYLKDYVMDHRYTTGKKVAVIGGGNTAIDCARTAVRDGAETTLIYRRTRDEMPAEDYEILEAEHEGVQFLMLTNPVENIADQDGRVCQIKLEKMRLGEADSSGRRRPEPTGEFFIQAFDTVIAAVSQKPDLSFLDNDNIELPLSRWNTAEVDENTMHSGNENIFSIGDFRRGPATAIEAVADGRVAAEAIDRYFQGTMEHIPVRQYDSKKEKSVKQVDPKQFESIQKIARVVMPELPISQRQGSFEEVETGFANQQAMDEAARCLECGCQANTDCTLRDYGTEYGVIDDELNKSMQQKFAIDDSSEFITFDANRCISCGQCVQACNDRGVHGVLSFLKNLDGTPMMRPELRAGFDNGTCSMGDSNCVQCGLCVQACPTGALVDARDKSESRLDILTPVETICTYCGVGCKLTMFVDQTNNKIRYVQGADSPVNQGMLCVKGRFGFDFINNHQRLTTPLIRRDGKLQPASWQEAIQLVADKFNHIKKNSGSNALAGFSSAKTTNEDNYAFQKLVRREFGTNNLDHCARLCHASTVTGLEATLGSGAMTNDIPSIQHSNVIFIIGSDTTSAHPIIASHIKQAIRHQGSRLIVADPKRIDMADHAELYVAQRPGTDVMLLNGIMQQILLHNWQDQDYINTNTQGFEALKQELLKPDYALDKVELVTGIKAEDIKHIARTIGTAKRTAVYYSMGITQHTTGHDNVVSISNLQLLCGNIGIEGGGINPLRGQSNVQGACDMGALPTDFPGYQKVTNPQVHAKFVEAWNAPQLSNQKGLTLTEIIDAACHQQVKGLFVMGENPVLSDPNQAHVIEGLKALDFLVVQDIFLTETAQYADVVLPAYSFAEKTGHFTNTERRVQRLTPAVKAPGEAKEDWWIIQQIANAMGSDWNYQSVSDITAEITQVTPQYSGITWDKVGRDGVQWPCNAASPDGTRLMHSNGIMRGKGQLIATPFRYAAELPDPEYPLVLTTGRVLEQFHTGTMTRKTKGLDNLAGPRAMISVQDAEALGIKNGERLRVSSRRGEIEIDAFVTKRMQQGVVFIPFHFVEAAANRLTVTATDPHAKIPEFKVAAIKIEKCLASEPVTT is encoded by the coding sequence ATAGTGAAAATCATTATTAATGGTCATACTTTTAGTGTTGATGGAGAGCAAAATCTTCTCAACGCTGCAAAACAACATAAGATCGACATTCCCTCCCTATGTGGCATTAATACGCAGGGAAAAAAAGTCGCTTGTGATTTGTGTATCGTGGAAGTTTCTGATGGCACCACTCAACGCGCTTGTGAAATGCAAGTCTATGATGGGTTGCAAGTCACCACGGAATCTGAGGCATTAAGCGCACACCGAAAGCAAGCGTTGCAGGCGATATTATCAGATCACTACGCAGACTGTGAAGCGCCTTGTAAGGTCGCTTGCCCTGCTGGTGTCGATATTCAATCTTACCTTTATCATATCTCGCAAAATGATCATCAAAAAGCGATTGAAGTCATTAAACGTACCTTACCAATGCCACTATCTATTGGTCGTGTATGCCCTGCATTTTGTGAAACCGAATGTCGCCGTAATATCATTGATGAGCCGCTTGCCATTCGTCAATTAAAACGTCATGCCGCAGATGCCGATCTTGCCGCTCAACAAGCTTACGTGCCGCCAAGAAAATCAGCCAAACAAAAACACATTGCGGTAGTGGGTAGTGGTCCAGGAGGATTAACGTGTGGCTACTACCTCACCAATGAAGGTTATGAGGTTACCGTATTTGAATCGATGCCAAAAGCTGGTGGTTGGCTACGATATGGCATTCCAGAGTACCGCTTACCTAAAGATATTCTTGATAAAGAAATAGAATTAATGTGCCGTAATGGCATGCAAATTGAGCTCAATAAGAAGCTCGGTGATGACTTCACACTCAGCAGCCTAAGCCAAGAATTTGACGCGGTTTGCCTTGCGATTGGAGCATCAAAAGCAGTAGAAATGCACTACCCAGGTTCGGATCTTGATGGCTGCTATTTAGGTGTCGATTACTTAAAAGATTACGTTATGGATCATCGTTACACCACAGGCAAAAAAGTAGCGGTCATTGGTGGTGGTAATACAGCTATTGATTGTGCAAGAACCGCGGTGCGTGATGGTGCTGAAACCACGTTAATTTATCGTCGAACTCGCGATGAAATGCCAGCAGAAGATTATGAAATCTTAGAAGCGGAGCATGAAGGTGTGCAATTTTTGATGCTGACCAATCCAGTAGAAAACATTGCCGATCAAGATGGCCGAGTCTGCCAAATAAAATTAGAAAAAATGCGTCTTGGTGAAGCCGATTCATCGGGTCGCCGTCGCCCTGAGCCAACTGGAGAGTTTTTCATTCAAGCGTTTGATACCGTGATTGCAGCGGTATCTCAAAAGCCCGATCTCAGCTTTTTAGATAACGACAATATCGAACTGCCGTTATCACGCTGGAATACTGCTGAAGTTGATGAAAATACTATGCATAGTGGCAATGAAAACATCTTCAGCATTGGTGATTTCCGTCGAGGGCCCGCCACCGCTATTGAAGCTGTTGCTGATGGACGAGTCGCCGCAGAAGCCATTGACCGATATTTTCAAGGCACTATGGAGCATATTCCTGTTCGCCAATACGATTCTAAAAAAGAAAAATCGGTTAAACAGGTCGATCCTAAACAATTTGAAAGCATTCAAAAAATCGCTCGTGTTGTCATGCCTGAGCTGCCAATCAGTCAACGCCAAGGTAGCTTTGAAGAAGTCGAAACGGGCTTTGCCAATCAACAAGCCATGGATGAAGCTGCCCGTTGTTTAGAGTGTGGTTGCCAAGCCAATACCGATTGTACCCTACGTGACTACGGAACCGAATATGGCGTAATTGACGATGAGCTAAATAAGTCGATGCAGCAAAAGTTTGCTATTGATGATAGTTCTGAATTCATTACCTTTGATGCCAATCGTTGCATCAGCTGTGGCCAATGCGTGCAAGCCTGTAATGACCGTGGCGTGCATGGCGTTTTAAGCTTTTTGAAAAACCTTGATGGCACACCAATGATGCGCCCAGAATTACGTGCTGGGTTTGATAATGGAACTTGCTCAATGGGGGATTCCAATTGCGTACAATGCGGCCTATGTGTACAAGCCTGCCCAACAGGTGCATTAGTAGACGCGCGCGATAAATCCGAAAGCCGTCTGGATATTCTTACTCCGGTTGAAACCATTTGCACCTACTGTGGCGTCGGATGCAAACTCACTATGTTTGTTGATCAAACCAACAATAAAATCCGTTACGTACAAGGCGCTGACTCGCCAGTAAACCAAGGTATGTTATGTGTGAAAGGCCGCTTTGGCTTTGATTTTATTAATAACCACCAACGCTTAACCACCCCACTGATTCGACGTGATGGAAAGTTACAGCCTGCGAGCTGGCAAGAAGCGATTCAATTGGTTGCCGACAAGTTCAATCATATCAAGAAGAATTCGGGCTCAAATGCTTTAGCCGGTTTCTCATCGGCCAAAACCACCAACGAAGATAACTATGCGTTCCAAAAACTGGTACGTCGTGAGTTTGGTACCAATAACTTAGATCACTGTGCGCGTTTGTGTCACGCTTCAACGGTTACGGGATTAGAAGCGACGCTAGGCAGTGGCGCAATGACTAATGACATTCCCAGTATTCAGCATTCCAATGTGATCTTTATTATTGGATCCGATACCACATCAGCGCACCCAATTATTGCCTCACATATCAAACAAGCCATTCGTCATCAAGGATCGCGCCTGATCGTCGCCGATCCCAAACGCATTGATATGGCCGATCATGCCGAGCTTTATGTTGCTCAACGTCCAGGCACTGATGTGATGTTGCTCAATGGCATCATGCAGCAGATTTTATTACATAACTGGCAAGATCAAGACTACATCAATACCAATACTCAAGGCTTTGAAGCGCTAAAACAAGAGCTTTTAAAACCCGATTATGCACTGGATAAAGTCGAGTTAGTCACCGGTATTAAAGCCGAAGATATTAAACACATCGCACGCACAATTGGTACCGCCAAACGTACCGCAGTTTATTATTCGATGGGTATAACCCAGCACACAACCGGCCATGATAATGTAGTGTCTATTTCTAACCTACAACTGTTGTGCGGTAACATTGGTATTGAAGGCGGTGGAATCAACCCATTGCGCGGTCAATCTAATGTGCAAGGCGCTTGTGATATGGGCGCGCTACCAACCGACTTCCCGGGCTATCAAAAAGTCACCAATCCACAAGTTCACGCCAAATTTGTTGAAGCTTGGAACGCACCACAGCTTTCCAATCAAAAAGGGTTAACCTTAACTGAAATCATCGATGCGGCTTGCCATCAACAAGTGAAAGGCTTGTTTGTTATGGGAGAAAACCCAGTATTAAGCGATCCGAATCAAGCTCATGTCATTGAAGGCTTAAAAGCTCTCGATTTCTTAGTCGTGCAAGATATCTTCCTAACGGAAACGGCCCAATATGCAGATGTGGTATTACCCGCTTATTCATTTGCGGAAAAAACGGGTCACTTTACCAATACCGAGCGACGCGTTCAGCGGTTAACTCCAGCGGTTAAAGCGCCGGGAGAAGCGAAAGAAGATTGGTGGATCATCCAACAAATTGCTAATGCCATGGGTAGCGATTGGAATTACCAATCGGTATCCGACATTACCGCTGAAATTACTCAAGTGACACCACAATATTCTGGCATCACTTGGGATAAAGTAGGAAGAGACGGAGTGCAATGGCCTTGTAATGCAGCGAGTCCAGATGGAACGCGCTTAATGCACAGTAACGGCATTATGCGAGGTAAAGGTCAATTAATAGCGACACCATTTAGATATGCCGCTGAGTTACCCGATCCTGAGTATCCGTTAGTCCTGACGACAGGCCGCGTATTAGAACAATTCCATACCGGTACTATGACCCGAAAAACAAAAGGATTAGATAATCTCGCGGGGCCTCGCGCCATGATCAGTGTGCAAGATGCTGAAGCATTAGGGATTAAAAATGGTGAGCGATTACGTGTCTCAAGCCGTCGTGGGGAAATTGAAATCGACGCTTTTGTCACCAAGCGTATGCAACAAGGCGTAGTGTTTATTCCTTTCCATTTTGTAGAAGCGGCAGCAAATCGGTTAACGGTCACCGCCACCGATCCGCACGCTAAGATCCCAGAGTTTAAAGTCGCGGCAATCAAAATAGAGAAATGCTTAGCCAGTGAACCTGTAACAACATAA
- the hemW gene encoding radical SAM family heme chaperone HemW: MTSLSPPPLSLYVHIPWCVQKCPYCDFNSHAQKGEIPETQYIDALLEDLKTDVEKYQLIQAPRLLHSIFIGGGTPSLISPSEIGRLLQGIEALLPFEDNIEITMEANPGTIEAERFAQFQTQGVNRISIGVQSFEEEKLQALGRIHGQQEAVNAAKLAHKIGLNSFNLDLMHGLPNQTQSQALADLDKAIELNPYHLSWYQLTIEPNTLFYSKPPILPDDDDLWDIFEQGHQRLTDAGYVQYEISGYSKPGYQCRHNLNYWHFGDYLGIGCGSHGKLSFADGRIVRTTKVKHPRGYLAAYQNLVKSYLDTETLVEAEDRPFEYFMNRFRLIEPCPKTEFVERTGLALSVIETPIQTAIEQGYLTETESHWHITQKGKLFFNDLVELFVEEE, translated from the coding sequence ATGACCTCTCTCTCTCCGCCACCATTAAGCTTATATGTACACATCCCATGGTGTGTACAAAAATGCCCGTATTGTGATTTTAATTCTCACGCTCAAAAAGGCGAGATCCCAGAAACCCAATATATTGATGCATTACTTGAAGACCTCAAAACGGATGTAGAAAAATACCAACTGATTCAAGCACCGCGTTTATTGCACTCTATTTTTATTGGTGGTGGCACTCCTAGCCTAATTTCACCTTCAGAAATTGGTCGTTTATTGCAAGGCATAGAAGCGCTATTGCCTTTTGAAGATAATATTGAAATTACTATGGAAGCCAACCCTGGTACCATTGAAGCAGAGCGTTTTGCTCAATTTCAAACTCAAGGTGTGAATCGTATTTCAATTGGAGTACAAAGCTTTGAGGAAGAGAAACTGCAAGCCCTAGGTCGAATCCATGGCCAACAAGAAGCGGTCAATGCCGCCAAACTGGCTCATAAAATCGGTTTAAACAGTTTCAACCTAGACTTGATGCACGGACTCCCGAATCAAACCCAGTCACAAGCACTCGCCGATTTAGATAAAGCGATTGAGCTTAATCCTTATCACTTGTCTTGGTATCAATTAACCATTGAACCCAATACCTTGTTCTACTCAAAACCCCCCATTCTTCCTGATGATGACGACTTATGGGATATTTTCGAACAAGGCCACCAGCGGTTAACTGACGCTGGTTATGTGCAATACGAAATTTCAGGCTACAGTAAACCCGGTTATCAATGCCGTCATAATTTGAACTACTGGCACTTTGGTGACTATTTAGGAATAGGTTGCGGATCCCATGGCAAGTTAAGTTTTGCCGATGGCCGAATTGTTCGCACCACTAAGGTCAAGCACCCTAGAGGCTACTTAGCGGCGTATCAAAACCTCGTCAAAAGTTACTTAGACACGGAAACCTTAGTCGAAGCGGAAGATCGTCCGTTTGAGTATTTTATGAATCGTTTTCGCTTAATCGAGCCTTGCCCGAAAACCGAGTTTGTCGAGCGTACTGGACTTGCGCTTTCCGTCATTGAAACACCAATCCAAACGGCGATAGAGCAAGGATATTTAACCGAAACGGAAAGCCATTGGCACATTACTCAGAAAGGTAAATTGTTTTTTAATGACTTGGTGGAGTTGTTTGTAGAAGAAGAATAA